The Desulfitobacterium chlororespirans DSM 11544 genome contains a region encoding:
- a CDS encoding ABC transporter permease: MTRGLYLRLALTAMAKNRKLYLPYILTCVGMVMMFYIISFLAVNPGVGAMPGGDSLQMILTFGRGVMGIFSVIFLFYTNSFLIRKRKKEFGLYNILGMGKWNLARILTWESIVIGTVSVAGGLFCGILFAKVAELSLAHVLKSAIQSGFSVDWPSLLGAALLFAVIFLLILLNGLRQIHVAKPVELLRSDTVGEKPPKANWALALPGVIILAGAYYLALTIQQPLAAMLWFFVAVVMVIIGTYLLFIAGSVVFCRLLQKNKKYYYKTSHFVSVSSMVYRMKRNGAGLASICILSTMVLVMLSTTVCLYIGAEDSLRSRYPRQVEVELHSIEPAYIAALTGAVDKALEKRGIQPENSLSYRYLGVTGYLEGEQMSFKREQGQTLRNEDSANLRQLLIIPLEDYNRLTGAGETLGQNEILLYSSKGDYAYDRLGVEGAGTLEIKKTVPKFVDNGMDSMQAVSSFFIVVPELASLDAVFEKQKEIYGDRASSLYHYYGFDLNLPEEMQITLREDIAESVSRMQLEDPQFPAASIQAVAQKRADFYALYGGLLFLGVLLGIVFILGAVLIMYYKQISEGYEDQARFDIMQKVGMTRREIRKSINSQVLTVFFLPLAAAGVHITFAFPMISKLMALFSLTNTSLLAAVTVGCYLVFTLFYVLVYVFTSRAYYSIVSGGVDR, from the coding sequence ATGACACGGGGACTTTATCTCAGACTGGCCCTGACCGCCATGGCCAAAAACCGCAAACTCTACCTGCCTTATATCCTGACCTGCGTAGGTATGGTCATGATGTTTTACATCATCTCTTTTTTAGCGGTCAATCCTGGGGTGGGTGCCATGCCCGGCGGAGATTCCCTGCAGATGATCCTGACCTTCGGACGGGGTGTTATGGGGATATTTTCAGTGATCTTCCTGTTTTATACGAACTCTTTTTTGATTCGGAAACGGAAAAAAGAGTTTGGCCTTTATAATATTCTCGGCATGGGCAAATGGAACCTGGCCCGGATTCTTACCTGGGAGAGCATTGTGATCGGAACTGTATCTGTGGCCGGGGGCTTGTTCTGCGGCATTCTCTTTGCCAAGGTTGCCGAGCTGTCCCTGGCTCATGTGCTCAAGAGCGCCATCCAATCCGGATTTTCCGTGGACTGGCCATCCCTCTTAGGGGCCGCTCTCCTCTTTGCCGTCATTTTTTTGCTGATTCTGCTCAATGGGCTGCGGCAGATTCATGTCGCTAAACCGGTGGAGCTGCTGCGCAGCGACACGGTGGGGGAGAAGCCTCCCAAGGCTAATTGGGCCTTGGCTTTGCCGGGAGTGATCATTCTGGCCGGAGCCTACTATCTGGCCCTCACCATTCAGCAGCCTTTGGCGGCTATGCTCTGGTTCTTTGTGGCGGTGGTGATGGTGATCATAGGGACTTACCTGCTGTTTATCGCCGGTTCCGTGGTCTTCTGCCGGCTTCTCCAGAAAAACAAGAAGTACTATTACAAGACCAGTCATTTTGTTTCCGTTTCCTCCATGGTTTATCGCATGAAACGCAACGGGGCCGGGCTGGCTTCCATCTGCATCCTCTCCACCATGGTGCTGGTGATGCTGTCGACCACGGTCTGTCTGTATATAGGAGCGGAGGACAGTCTGCGTTCCCGGTATCCCCGGCAGGTGGAGGTGGAGCTCCACTCCATCGAACCGGCTTATATCGCTGCCCTGACCGGGGCTGTGGACAAAGCCCTGGAAAAGAGGGGCATCCAGCCAGAAAATAGTCTCAGCTACCGCTATCTGGGTGTGACCGGATATCTGGAAGGGGAGCAGATGAGCTTCAAGCGCGAACAGGGTCAGACCCTGCGGAATGAGGATTCAGCCAACCTCCGGCAGTTGTTGATCATTCCCCTGGAGGACTATAACCGGCTGACGGGAGCCGGAGAAACTCTGGGCCAAAACGAGATTCTTCTGTACTCCAGCAAGGGGGATTATGCCTATGACAGACTTGGGGTGGAAGGGGCCGGCACCCTGGAGATCAAGAAGACGGTACCGAAGTTTGTGGATAACGGCATGGATTCTATGCAGGCTGTTTCTTCCTTCTTTATCGTTGTCCCGGAACTGGCCTCCCTGGACGCTGTTTTTGAGAAACAGAAGGAGATCTACGGAGACAGGGCTTCCAGCCTGTATCATTATTACGGGTTTGATTTGAACCTTCCTGAGGAGATGCAGATCACCCTGAGAGAGGATATTGCGGAGTCGGTCAGCCGGATGCAGCTGGAAGATCCCCAGTTTCCGGCAGCAAGTATCCAGGCTGTTGCCCAGAAGCGGGCCGATTTCTATGCTCTGTATGGGGGATTGCTTTTCCTTGGGGTTTTGCTGGGGATCGTCTTTATTCTGGGAGCGGTGTTGATTATGTATTATAAGCAGATCAGCGAAGGCTATGAGGATCAGGCCCGCTTTGACATCATGCAGAAAGTAGGCATGACGAGAAGGGAAATTCGCAAGAGCATCAATTCCCAGGTGCTGACGGTGTTCTTTCTGCCCCTGGCTGCCGCGGGCGTTCATATAACCTTTGCCTTTCCCATGATTTCCAAGCTGATGGCGCTGTTCAGTCTGACCAATACAAGTCTGCTCGCTGCCGTAACGGTAGGCTGCTATCTGGTGTTCACCTTGTTTTATGTGCTGGTGTATGTTTTTACCTCCCGGGCTTATTACA